The Carnobacterium mobile DSM 4848 genome includes a window with the following:
- the yidC gene encoding membrane protein insertase YidC, with protein MKKNNKLLLTGSLLGVMLFLSGCMSTDKQGNPKGFIYEFLVVPTQQLIIWLADTFNGNYGFAIIIITLIVRIIILPLNLSQSKKSLTQQERMAFIKPEMDAIQAKQKAAVTPEEKAVAQQDLMALYKDNNMSMLGGIGCLPLLIQMPIFTAMFQAIRLSPEIANSTFLGISLGVRNIPLAIAAGLIYLVQAYVSMIGVAPEQKKQMKTMMYMNPIMILMFTISSPAGLGLYWLVGGFFGVFQTLITNFYFKPRIKAQITEEMKDRPKKERVIKTVEPLNEQPTLTANSMPRQTASKNRNGRNAGKQQRR; from the coding sequence ATGAAAAAAAATAACAAACTTCTCTTAACTGGATCACTTTTAGGCGTCATGCTCTTTCTTTCTGGTTGTATGAGTACAGATAAACAAGGTAATCCTAAAGGTTTTATTTACGAATTTTTAGTTGTTCCTACACAACAACTGATTATTTGGTTAGCTGATACATTTAACGGTAACTATGGTTTTGCAATTATTATCATTACATTAATTGTTCGAATCATTATCTTGCCTTTAAATTTAAGCCAATCGAAGAAATCTTTAACACAACAGGAAAGAATGGCTTTTATCAAACCTGAAATGGATGCCATTCAAGCTAAACAAAAAGCTGCTGTTACTCCTGAAGAAAAAGCAGTTGCTCAACAAGACTTAATGGCGTTATATAAAGATAATAATATGAGTATGCTCGGTGGAATCGGCTGCTTGCCATTATTGATTCAAATGCCAATTTTTACAGCCATGTTCCAAGCCATTCGGTTATCGCCTGAAATTGCTAATAGTACATTTTTGGGTATCAGTTTAGGTGTCCGTAATATTCCTTTAGCTATTGCAGCTGGGCTGATTTATCTTGTACAAGCTTATGTTTCGATGATTGGTGTAGCACCTGAACAAAAGAAACAGATGAAAACCATGATGTATATGAATCCAATCATGATTTTGATGTTTACCATTTCTTCTCCGGCTGGATTAGGTTTATATTGGTTAGTTGGTGGATTCTTCGGAGTTTTCCAAACTTTGATTACCAACTTCTACTTCAAACCAAGAATCAAAGCACAAATAACAGAAGAAATGAAAGATCGTCCAAAAAAAGAACGAGTCATTAAAACTGTTGAACCTTTAAATGAACAACCTACGTTAACAGCTAATTCTATGCCTAGACAAACTGCTTCTAAAAATAGAAATGGCCGCAATGCGGGTAAACAACAAAGAAGATAA
- a CDS encoding HAMP domain-containing sensor histidine kinase — MGAALAIFFTFSIFSIIIFIGFRQILLTQENEDVKETLFGVANRLNNETGSLSKEAVYMALGGMYTSTPIEMDDEFDQRNLAYGQPSNFQDTIFAKMNEEGVMVRVYSPTSRLLFESKQKDIPFERTAQPVVVPIDINGVQGLQGTMPIYSKRTQQLIGYIQVTSEMANYYRTNERIFFALVTINILALVFSSIIGYMLAVNFLKPIKQITNTMNDIRKDTQSTSRIEVAEGNDELTHLSNVFNDMLDKMQQYIEQQKQFVEDVSHELRTPVAVMEGHLKLLNRWGKDDPEILDESLLASLQEIERMKSLVQEMLDLSRAEQVEIHYKNEKTAIRPLVLQTVNNFKMIYPDFVFNLDDAIDGEVYVPIYRNHLEQILIILMDNAVKYSTDRQEVHVSIAVENQELNIAIQDFGEGMTQEDTEKIFNRFYRVDKARSRHKGGNGLGLAIARELLTGYKGSISVNSVLGYGSIFRIKLPLYQELNDQEAQEIENTVK, encoded by the coding sequence ATGGGAGCTGCATTAGCCATTTTCTTCACTTTCTCTATATTTTCTATCATCATTTTTATCGGCTTCCGGCAAATCTTGCTGACTCAAGAAAATGAAGATGTAAAAGAAACATTATTTGGAGTCGCCAATCGATTGAACAATGAAACTGGAAGTTTATCAAAAGAAGCAGTTTACATGGCTTTAGGCGGTATGTATACATCAACTCCTATTGAAATGGACGATGAATTCGACCAGCGTAATTTAGCCTATGGACAGCCGAGTAATTTTCAAGATACTATTTTTGCGAAAATGAACGAAGAAGGAGTAATGGTACGTGTGTACAGTCCGACTTCTCGTTTATTATTTGAGTCTAAACAGAAAGATATTCCTTTTGAAAGAACCGCTCAACCAGTGGTCGTACCGATCGATATCAATGGTGTACAAGGGTTGCAAGGGACTATGCCCATTTATTCAAAAAGAACTCAGCAGCTGATTGGCTATATTCAAGTTACAAGCGAAATGGCCAACTACTATCGAACGAACGAACGGATTTTTTTCGCTCTGGTTACTATTAATATCCTAGCGCTGGTATTCAGCAGTATCATAGGGTATATGTTGGCTGTAAATTTCTTAAAGCCCATCAAACAAATTACCAATACAATGAACGACATTCGAAAAGATACTCAATCAACTTCTCGAATCGAAGTTGCTGAAGGCAATGACGAACTGACACATTTATCGAATGTGTTTAATGATATGTTGGACAAAATGCAACAATACATTGAACAACAAAAGCAATTTGTTGAAGATGTCTCTCATGAGTTGAGAACACCTGTTGCTGTAATGGAAGGACATTTGAAATTATTAAATCGTTGGGGAAAAGATGATCCTGAAATTTTAGATGAGTCTCTTTTAGCTTCTTTGCAAGAAATTGAACGAATGAAAAGTTTAGTACAAGAAATGCTGGATCTATCAAGAGCTGAACAAGTCGAAATTCATTATAAAAATGAAAAAACAGCCATTCGGCCGCTGGTTTTGCAAACAGTTAACAATTTTAAAATGATTTATCCGGATTTTGTGTTTAATTTAGATGATGCAATTGATGGAGAAGTTTATGTACCTATCTATCGAAATCATTTAGAACAAATCCTCATTATTTTAATGGATAATGCTGTAAAATATTCTACCGACCGTCAAGAAGTTCATGTTTCTATTGCGGTAGAAAATCAAGAATTGAATATTGCGATTCAAGATTTTGGGGAAGGTATGACACAAGAAGACACAGAAAAAATCTTTAACCGATTTTATCGTGTAGATAAAGCCAGAAGTCGGCACAAAGGCGGAAATGGATTAGGATTAGCAATTGCTAGAGAACTTTTGACAGGATATAAAGGTTCTATTTCTGTAAATAGTGTTTTAGGATACGGCTCTATTTTTAGAATCAAATTACCGCTTTACCAAGAACTAAATGACCAAGAAGCCCAAGAAATAGAAAATACCGTTAAATAA
- a CDS encoding response regulator transcription factor codes for MNRILIIEDEKNLARFVELELKHEGYETEVRYNGRAGLEAALNEEEKWDVILLDLMLPELNGIDVCRRIRQVSSVPIIMMTARDSVIDRVSGLDHGADDYIVKPFAIEELLARMRALFRRIEIENEQNITKQTTVTYRDLTIEKENRVVRRGDEIIELTKREYELLLELMENVNVVLARDVLLNKVWGYETEVETNVVDVYIRYLRNKIDVPGGEGYIQTVRGTGYVMRS; via the coding sequence ATGAATAGAATATTAATTATTGAAGATGAAAAAAACTTGGCCCGTTTTGTTGAATTAGAATTAAAACATGAAGGGTATGAGACAGAGGTACGTTATAATGGACGCGCGGGATTGGAAGCAGCATTGAATGAAGAGGAAAAGTGGGATGTTATTTTGCTTGACTTAATGCTTCCAGAACTGAACGGAATTGATGTTTGCCGTCGTATTCGTCAAGTTAGCAGTGTACCCATTATTATGATGACTGCTAGAGACTCAGTTATCGACCGTGTTTCTGGTTTAGATCATGGAGCAGACGATTATATTGTCAAACCGTTTGCTATAGAAGAATTATTGGCGCGGATGCGTGCATTATTCCGCCGGATAGAAATTGAAAATGAACAAAATATTACCAAACAGACAACAGTAACTTACCGTGATTTAACTATTGAAAAAGAAAATCGGGTTGTTCGCCGTGGTGATGAGATCATTGAGCTGACAAAAAGAGAATATGAATTATTATTGGAATTAATGGAAAATGTCAACGTTGTATTGGCACGAGATGTTTTATTAAATAAAGTTTGGGGTTATGAAACAGAAGTAGAAACAAATGTGGTAGATGTTTATATCCGCTATTTGCGAAATAAAATTGATGTTCCGGGTGGGGAAGGCTATATCCAAACCGTTCGTGGAACAGGATACGTGATGCGTTCGTGA
- the gndA gene encoding NADP-dependent phosphogluconate dehydrogenase — MSKQQIGVVGMAVMGKNLALNIESRGYTVSIFNRTGSKTEAVVAEHPDKKLVPTYTIEEFVASLEKPRRILLMVQAGKGTDATIQGLLPHLDAGDVLIDGGNTFFKDTMRRNEELAESGINFIGTGVSGGEEGALLGPAIMPGGQKEAYDLVAPILEKIAAVAEDGEPCVTYIGPNGAGHYVKMVHNGIEYGDMQLIAESYDVLRKVVGLSVDEVAEVFAEWNKGELDSFLIEITANALTKKDPETGKPMVDIILDRAGNKGTGKWTSQSALDLGVPLPLITESVFARYISALKEERVAASEILPKPAEYSFDGDKAVLVENIRKALYFSKIMSYAQGFAQMRTASEEYDWNLQYGEIAKIFRAGCIIRARFLQKITDAYDKNPELKNLMLDDYFMDITKNYQDAVRDVIGIAVKSGVPVPTFSSAIAYYDSYRAASLPANIIQAQRDYFGAHTYERTDRSGTFHFDWYGDNGQEEL, encoded by the coding sequence ATGAGTAAACAACAAATTGGCGTAGTGGGCATGGCCGTAATGGGAAAAAACTTAGCTTTAAATATTGAAAGTAGAGGATATACTGTTTCGATTTTTAACCGAACTGGATCAAAAACAGAAGCAGTGGTGGCAGAACACCCAGATAAAAAATTAGTTCCTACCTATACAATTGAAGAGTTTGTTGCTTCATTAGAAAAACCGCGTCGGATTTTATTGATGGTTCAAGCTGGAAAAGGTACAGATGCAACAATTCAAGGTCTTTTACCTCACCTTGATGCTGGAGACGTATTGATTGATGGGGGAAATACTTTCTTCAAAGATACAATGCGCCGTAACGAAGAGTTAGCCGAATCTGGTATTAACTTTATTGGAACAGGAGTTTCCGGCGGAGAAGAAGGAGCTTTACTAGGACCTGCAATTATGCCAGGCGGACAAAAAGAAGCTTACGATCTAGTAGCGCCCATCTTAGAAAAAATTGCTGCCGTTGCTGAAGACGGAGAACCTTGTGTAACTTACATTGGACCTAATGGAGCCGGTCATTATGTTAAAATGGTTCATAATGGAATCGAATACGGAGATATGCAATTAATTGCTGAATCTTATGATGTATTGCGTAAAGTGGTTGGTCTATCAGTTGATGAAGTGGCAGAAGTTTTTGCTGAATGGAACAAAGGCGAGTTAGATAGCTTTTTAATTGAAATTACGGCTAATGCATTAACAAAAAAAGATCCTGAAACAGGTAAGCCAATGGTAGATATTATTTTAGACCGTGCGGGGAACAAAGGAACAGGTAAATGGACTTCACAAAGTGCATTAGACTTAGGTGTCCCTCTTCCATTGATTACGGAATCCGTTTTTGCCCGTTACATCTCTGCTTTGAAAGAAGAAAGAGTAGCCGCAAGTGAAATTTTACCAAAGCCAGCTGAGTATTCATTTGATGGAGACAAAGCGGTTTTAGTAGAAAATATTCGTAAAGCTTTGTATTTCAGCAAGATCATGAGTTATGCTCAAGGATTTGCTCAAATGCGGACAGCTAGTGAAGAATACGACTGGAATTTACAATATGGAGAAATTGCAAAGATTTTCCGCGCAGGTTGTATTATCCGTGCACGTTTCTTACAAAAAATTACAGATGCTTATGATAAAAATCCAGAACTGAAAAATTTAATGTTGGATGATTACTTTATGGACATTACAAAAAATTATCAAGATGCAGTTCGTGATGTTATTGGGATTGCTGTAAAATCAGGTGTTCCTGTTCCGACATTCTCTTCTGCAATTGCTTATTATGATTCATACCGTGCAGCTAGTTTGCCTGCTAATATCATTCAAGCACAAAGAGACTATTTTGGCGCTCACACATATGAAAGAACAGACAGAAGTGGAACTTTTCATTTTGATTGGTATGGAGACAATGGACAAGAAGAACTTTAA
- a CDS encoding magnesium transporter CorA family protein has translation MYQSYHTDSDGKIVVDEKDQITDWLHVAKSTDEEIEQLSKKFHFPKDFLTSVKDPDEVARQEKLGMDPAKEPNLIVFNYPYKETNELGYDEYITIPLAIILTEHTIITTAEKTPFFIDKMIRNQTDNPINTKNPEQFVLEVAWQISSLYIFYLKEIVKKTEAMEQQLTRSTENEQLFALMSLQKSLVYFNSSIEASHPIFNELKEIEVFTQHPENRSLLHDVIVENRQAEVMIKETNQLLTQISAVFSSVISNNLNNIMKFLTSITIVLTIPTIIGGLWGMNVNLPIDDTPGAFWIMMFLIVVVSIFTTWVLKKHNYF, from the coding sequence ATGTATCAATCTTATCACACTGATTCTGACGGCAAAATAGTAGTAGATGAAAAAGACCAAATAACCGATTGGCTGCACGTGGCAAAGTCGACTGATGAAGAAATAGAACAATTGTCAAAAAAATTTCATTTCCCAAAAGACTTTCTTACAAGTGTAAAAGATCCTGATGAGGTTGCTCGACAAGAAAAGTTGGGGATGGATCCGGCAAAAGAACCTAACTTGATTGTATTTAACTACCCTTATAAAGAAACAAATGAACTAGGGTATGATGAATACATAACCATACCTTTGGCGATTATTCTAACTGAACATACTATTATTACGACTGCTGAAAAAACACCTTTTTTCATAGATAAAATGATTCGCAATCAAACAGATAATCCAATAAATACAAAAAATCCGGAACAATTTGTCTTAGAAGTAGCTTGGCAAATCTCTTCTCTTTATATCTTTTATTTAAAAGAAATTGTCAAAAAAACAGAAGCAATGGAACAACAACTGACACGATCAACCGAAAATGAACAGCTTTTTGCTTTGATGTCGCTCCAAAAAAGTCTCGTTTACTTTAATTCTTCTATTGAGGCAAGTCATCCTATTTTTAATGAATTAAAAGAAATTGAAGTCTTTACACAGCATCCTGAAAATCGTAGTTTGCTGCATGATGTGATTGTCGAAAACCGACAAGCTGAAGTAATGATCAAAGAAACCAACCAACTATTGACGCAAATCAGTGCTGTTTTTTCTTCCGTTATTTCTAATAATTTAAATAATATTATGAAATTTTTGACTTCTATTACCATCGTTTTAACTATACCTACCATTATTGGGGGGCTTTGGGGGATGAATGTTAATTTACCTATTGACGATACACCTGGAGCTTTTTGGATTATGATGTTCTTGATTGTCGTGGTCAGTATCTTTACCACTTGGGTTTTGAAAAAACACAATTATTTTTAA
- a CDS encoding DUF4044 domain-containing protein, producing MANKKDTKQISATKKWTKVFVWVMLVSMLGSGFISVIYTLLAS from the coding sequence ATGGCGAATAAAAAAGATACTAAACAGATTTCGGCAACTAAAAAATGGACCAAAGTTTTTGTTTGGGTCATGTTAGTTTCTATGCTAGGTTCCGGATTTATTTCTGTGATTTATACATTATTAGCTTCTTAA
- the recN gene encoding DNA repair protein RecN — protein MLQELTIKNFAIIHDLSLSFESGMTVLTGETGAGKSIIIDAVGLLAGGRGSNEFIRYGENKCVLEGLFTMESNPITYELLKTYDIETEDDTLIIQRDIHRNGKNVCRINGRLVNIATLRLIGETLIDIHGQNEHQELMNPERHLEMLDQFGDKELLKMKEAYAVTFAAYKAAKTAYDKWQNSEQELAQRLDMLQFQVNDIEMAELREQEEEELLEERNLLTNFQKITSVLAESYDALQGEETNGIDLIGRAMTEISTIEDIDTTYKQFSENIANSYFQLQELASDMLRELDQLAYDEDRLNEIEKRLELIHQMKRKYGDSFEEIKTYYEKIVVELDQLQNREDHVNQLVKKLSSLSEKLIQQGKELTKKRQAVAKQLETAIHDQLKELFMEKVIFEVRFFNQEKESDAAHAHEIGFDQVEFYIAANLGEPLKALVKVASGGELSRMMLAMKTIFSKTQGLTSIIFDEVDTGVSGRVAQAIANKIYMVAMHSQVLCITHLPQVAAMADHHLFISKTEVDERTETHVEPLEEEEKVEEVARMLAGTEITKLTLEHAKELRELAKTQKSKQLI, from the coding sequence ATGTTACAGGAATTGACGATTAAAAATTTTGCCATCATTCATGATTTAAGCTTAAGCTTTGAATCTGGAATGACTGTCTTGACAGGAGAAACGGGAGCCGGAAAATCAATTATTATTGATGCAGTCGGCTTATTGGCTGGCGGACGCGGGTCAAATGAATTTATCCGGTATGGCGAAAACAAATGTGTGCTGGAAGGACTTTTTACAATGGAAAGTAACCCCATCACTTATGAATTATTGAAAACATATGATATCGAAACAGAAGATGATACATTAATTATTCAACGAGATATTCACCGTAACGGTAAAAATGTTTGCCGTATTAATGGACGTTTAGTTAATATTGCTACACTGCGACTGATTGGTGAAACATTGATCGATATTCATGGACAAAATGAACACCAAGAATTGATGAATCCAGAACGTCATTTGGAAATGTTAGACCAATTTGGCGACAAAGAATTGTTAAAGATGAAAGAAGCTTATGCTGTAACTTTTGCGGCATATAAAGCTGCTAAAACAGCTTATGATAAGTGGCAAAATAGCGAACAAGAATTAGCTCAAAGGTTGGATATGCTTCAATTCCAAGTTAATGACATCGAAATGGCTGAGTTACGTGAACAAGAAGAAGAGGAGTTACTAGAAGAAAGAAATCTGTTAACTAATTTTCAAAAGATTACGTCTGTTTTAGCGGAAAGTTATGATGCTTTACAAGGAGAAGAAACCAACGGAATTGATTTAATCGGACGTGCCATGACAGAAATAAGTACAATTGAAGATATTGATACTACTTATAAACAGTTTTCTGAAAATATTGCGAATAGTTACTTTCAGCTACAAGAACTAGCCAGTGATATGTTAAGAGAATTGGATCAACTAGCTTACGATGAAGATCGATTGAATGAAATTGAAAAAAGGCTAGAATTAATTCATCAGATGAAACGAAAATATGGGGATTCTTTTGAAGAAATCAAAACTTATTATGAAAAAATCGTAGTTGAATTAGATCAATTGCAAAACCGAGAAGATCACGTTAATCAATTAGTTAAAAAATTGAGCAGCCTTTCTGAAAAATTGATTCAACAAGGAAAAGAGTTAACTAAAAAAAGACAAGCCGTGGCGAAACAATTAGAAACAGCCATCCACGATCAATTAAAAGAATTGTTTATGGAAAAAGTAATCTTTGAAGTACGCTTCTTTAATCAAGAAAAAGAAAGCGATGCAGCCCATGCTCACGAAATTGGTTTTGATCAAGTTGAATTTTATATTGCTGCTAATTTAGGAGAACCACTTAAAGCACTTGTGAAAGTAGCATCTGGAGGCGAATTATCTAGAATGATGCTGGCTATGAAAACTATATTCTCAAAAACACAAGGGTTGACTAGTATTATTTTTGATGAAGTAGACACCGGAGTGAGCGGTCGTGTAGCTCAAGCCATTGCTAATAAAATTTATATGGTGGCCATGCATTCACAAGTTTTATGTATCACTCATTTACCACAAGTTGCCGCTATGGCCGATCATCACCTATTTATTTCTAAAACAGAAGTGGATGAACGAACTGAAACACATGTTGAACCTTTGGAAGAAGAGGAGAAAGTAGAAGAAGTTGCCCGCATGTTAGCCGGTACAGAAATTACGAAGCTGACATTAGAACATGCAAAAGAGCTGCGAGAACTAGCTAAAACACAAAAGAGCAAACAACTGATATAA
- the argR gene encoding arginine repressor, producing the protein MKKKDRHQLLQNLIQDHVIEKQEDFVRILEEKGIEVTQATISRDIKELQLVKVPALSGGYRYSLPPDVQYDTSKKLERLMRDAFVSVDIQDYFLLLHTIPGNAFAMGSLIDLSNFEEIFGTISGDDSVLIICRSAESAKKLKNHFISLI; encoded by the coding sequence ATGAAGAAGAAGGATCGGCATCAATTATTACAAAATCTCATTCAAGATCATGTAATTGAAAAGCAAGAGGACTTCGTGCGTATTTTAGAGGAAAAGGGTATTGAAGTAACACAAGCTACTATTTCAAGAGATATTAAAGAACTCCAATTAGTAAAAGTTCCTGCTTTATCTGGAGGATACCGCTATAGTTTGCCGCCTGATGTTCAGTATGATACATCCAAAAAATTAGAACGCTTAATGAGAGATGCATTCGTATCTGTTGATATACAAGACTATTTTCTGCTGCTTCATACGATTCCCGGTAATGCTTTTGCTATGGGATCTTTAATTGATTTATCAAATTTTGAAGAAATTTTTGGGACGATTTCTGGCGACGATAGTGTTTTGATCATTTGTCGCTCTGCGGAGTCAGCAAAAAAATTAAAAAATCATTTTATCAGTTTAATTTAA